A single genomic interval of Chitinophaga sp. 180180018-3 harbors:
- a CDS encoding RagB/SusD family nutrient uptake outer membrane protein — MHRFKLYISSLAVITGLATISCNKDFLQRLPQTSITPEAFFNTPKDLETYTNSFYANAYYATDDINSDNVSSYSGAGEMDLMMEGRLDPVTVGNTGWNDWSSLRSYNFMLGNVYKTQGDPAAINHNIGIARFFRARFYAEKVARYSDVPWYSAALSNVDSALYKPRDPRARVVDSILADLQYAVDNIKPDLGNRTRVSKWTALALKARFCLFEGTFRKYHDELKLTDANRFLDSAARACRQIMNNSSFAVYNTGKNGADFQALFSSPTLAGNPEMIQWFDCQQSLGIGNNTHSVLGWMWSLSRSLMESYLMKDGTPFTSQPGYAAKGFVEVFKDRDPRLAETIAYPGFSTTNNNVLYLAKPNLGGYDQLKFYPRDPALRQGWGANYTGLPVYRFAEVLLNYAEAMAELGLLTQSDLDNSINKLRARVGMPNLSLAIANANPDATMAAAYPLVGGANKGVLLEIRRERRVEMACEGLRLNDVNRWAAGALLEKGQQGMYIPQLGGIDLSGDGIADIILLNNPADTTPIAGMPADLRGKLSRFYLKDKDGKDNNFYLENNTSGHILFTRNRDNQRSFVSPKYYYRPIQDAQRVLNPNLTQIFNW; from the coding sequence ATGCATCGGTTTAAATTATATATCAGCAGCCTGGCTGTAATAACAGGGTTAGCAACGATTTCCTGTAATAAAGATTTTCTGCAGCGCCTGCCGCAGACATCGATCACGCCGGAAGCATTCTTCAATACGCCCAAAGACCTGGAAACATATACCAACAGCTTCTATGCAAATGCCTATTACGCTACAGACGATATCAATTCCGATAACGTTTCCAGCTACAGCGGCGCAGGAGAAATGGATCTGATGATGGAAGGCCGGCTGGATCCGGTTACCGTGGGCAACACCGGCTGGAACGACTGGAGCTCGCTGCGCAGTTATAACTTCATGTTGGGCAACGTCTACAAAACACAGGGCGACCCTGCTGCCATCAATCACAACATCGGCATCGCCCGTTTCTTCAGGGCCAGGTTCTATGCAGAAAAAGTAGCGCGCTATTCTGACGTGCCCTGGTATTCCGCCGCACTGAGCAATGTGGATTCGGCTTTATATAAGCCCCGTGATCCACGGGCCCGGGTGGTAGACTCTATCCTGGCTGATCTGCAGTATGCCGTGGATAATATCAAACCGGACCTGGGCAACAGAACACGTGTCAGCAAATGGACAGCACTGGCGCTGAAAGCCCGCTTCTGCTTATTTGAAGGTACTTTCCGGAAATATCATGATGAGCTTAAACTGACAGATGCCAACCGTTTCCTTGACAGTGCCGCCAGGGCATGCCGTCAGATCATGAACAACAGCAGCTTTGCCGTTTACAATACAGGTAAGAACGGAGCCGATTTCCAGGCATTGTTCTCCAGTCCTACACTGGCGGGGAATCCGGAAATGATCCAGTGGTTCGATTGCCAGCAAAGCCTGGGCATAGGGAACAATACACATAGTGTACTTGGCTGGATGTGGTCGTTGAGCCGCAGCCTGATGGAAAGTTACCTGATGAAAGATGGTACCCCATTTACCTCTCAGCCGGGATATGCAGCAAAAGGTTTTGTGGAGGTGTTCAAAGACCGCGATCCACGCCTTGCTGAAACCATCGCTTACCCTGGCTTTTCCACCACCAATAATAATGTGCTGTATCTTGCCAAGCCCAACCTGGGAGGCTACGATCAGTTGAAATTTTATCCCCGCGACCCGGCGCTGCGCCAGGGTTGGGGGGCCAATTACACCGGGCTGCCTGTTTACCGTTTTGCCGAAGTATTGCTGAATTATGCTGAAGCGATGGCAGAACTGGGCCTGCTTACGCAGTCTGATCTCGACAATTCCATCAACAAACTGAGAGCCAGGGTAGGAATGCCGAATTTGTCGCTCGCTATTGCCAACGCCAATCCCGATGCCACCATGGCTGCAGCTTATCCGCTCGTAGGTGGTGCCAATAAAGGAGTACTGCTGGAGATCCGCCGCGAACGCCGGGTGGAGATGGCCTGTGAAGGGCTGCGTCTTAACGATGTCAATCGCTGGGCTGCCGGTGCGCTTCTCGAAAAAGGCCAACAGGGCATGTATATTCCGCAGTTGGGAGGTATTGATTTGTCGGGAGATGGTATTGCGGATATCATTCTGCTGAACAATCCGGCCGACACTACGCCGATTGCCGGTATGCCGGCCGATCTGAGAGGCAAACTTTCCAGATTCTACCTGAAGGATAAAGACGGAAAGGATAATAATTTCTACCTGGAAAATAATACTTCAGGTCATATCCTGTTCACCCGTAATCGTGATAATCAGCGTTCCTTCGTTTCGCCTAAGTATTATTACCGGCCGATCCAGGATGCGCAACGGGTATTGAATCCTAATCTGACCCAGATATTTAACTGGTAA